The Nitrospira tepida genome includes a window with the following:
- a CDS encoding bifunctional acetate--CoA ligase family protein/GNAT family N-acetyltransferase: protein MSRFGSDQPDAIPSVAGEPSPVLLRDGTTATLYVANQAHQTALLDFFTRLSPAARRRRFFMESAPPEELVRDMCDSSNQARQLTFFVARQGGDRLHILAVASYEAKDERTVEVAFAVDDEFHGMGLGTLLLERLAFAAHDAGFTRLWAVTQPDNLAMREVFRESGFEMRERFDGDEMEVELQFRQPGPETTKMDLRERVATVASLKPLFHPLHVAVIGASRDPSRIGAKLLDALLSAGFRGALHPVNPSASSIRGLTSYPSITKVPARVDVAVIAVPAEKVLQVVDECGAAKVRTLVVITAGFAEVGADGARLQQMLAQKARDYGMRLVGPNCFGVVNTDDSIRLNATFTSSFPPAGRVAMSSQSGALGLAVLAAARRLQVGISTFVSVGNKADVSVNDLLQYWEEDRASDVILLYVESFGNPRRFSRIARRVSRQKPIVTVKAGRTSSGRRAASSHTASLAASDRAVDALFQQTGVIRADTLDEMFALASGLSNQPLPPGRRVAILTNAGGPGILCADACEANCLIVPELSPATRERLAVFTPAAASLKNPVDLIASATPDQYRQAIATLMASPDIDALIILYISVSPSDTAPIAEGILEGIRQARETGITSKPVMITWMAEGDLDRRFSTSSEAIPTFNLPETPGLVLSKAAGYAEWRREPVGLVPLHPDADLQLARGICTRALRQKGSGWLSAEDTRSVLAAMGLPLPAGGVAKSDEAAIALAEQVGFPVAAKLASRTIVHKTEVGGVRLSLQNAEDVRQAYRDIREQLQRRNQLEAMEGVVIQPMLAGGVEVMVGATHDPSFGPLVAFGLGGIHVEILQDVQFRVAPLTDRDARAMVREIRGFRLLEGYRGHPPADISALEALLLRISTLVEEVGEISELDLNPVFALPPGQGCRIVDARIRVGANTLRVGL from the coding sequence ATGAGCCGCTTCGGATCAGATCAACCGGATGCCATTCCTTCGGTTGCGGGTGAGCCGTCGCCGGTGCTCTTGCGCGACGGCACCACAGCCACGCTCTACGTGGCGAACCAGGCCCACCAGACCGCCCTGCTCGACTTTTTTACGCGGCTTTCTCCCGCGGCGCGCCGGCGGCGGTTTTTCATGGAGTCGGCCCCGCCGGAGGAATTGGTTCGGGACATGTGCGACTCGTCGAACCAGGCGCGGCAGCTTACCTTCTTTGTCGCGCGACAAGGAGGAGACCGCCTGCACATCCTGGCGGTCGCCTCCTACGAAGCGAAGGACGAACGGACGGTGGAGGTGGCTTTCGCCGTGGACGACGAATTTCACGGCATGGGATTGGGGACGCTGCTGTTGGAACGGTTGGCCTTCGCCGCCCATGACGCCGGTTTCACGAGACTCTGGGCCGTGACCCAGCCGGACAATCTGGCCATGCGCGAGGTGTTTCGCGAATCGGGATTCGAGATGCGCGAGCGGTTCGACGGAGATGAAATGGAGGTCGAGCTTCAGTTCCGCCAACCGGGACCGGAAACGACGAAGATGGACCTGAGGGAACGGGTCGCCACGGTCGCATCGCTCAAACCCCTGTTTCATCCGCTGCACGTGGCGGTGATCGGCGCCTCGCGCGATCCCTCCCGCATCGGCGCCAAGTTGCTCGACGCCCTGCTCTCGGCGGGATTTCGCGGCGCGCTCCACCCGGTGAACCCGTCGGCTTCGTCCATCCGCGGGCTGACGTCCTACCCCTCCATCACGAAGGTGCCGGCGCGCGTGGATGTCGCGGTCATTGCCGTCCCGGCCGAAAAGGTGCTCCAGGTCGTGGACGAATGTGGAGCCGCCAAGGTGCGGACGCTGGTCGTCATCACGGCCGGGTTCGCCGAGGTGGGGGCGGACGGAGCGAGGCTCCAACAGATGCTCGCCCAGAAGGCACGCGACTACGGCATGAGGCTGGTCGGGCCTAACTGTTTCGGGGTGGTCAACACCGACGACTCGATCCGGCTGAACGCCACCTTCACCTCATCCTTTCCGCCCGCGGGACGGGTGGCCATGTCGTCCCAAAGCGGGGCGCTGGGGCTGGCCGTGCTAGCGGCGGCGCGCCGCCTGCAAGTCGGCATCTCCACCTTCGTGAGCGTCGGCAACAAGGCCGACGTGTCGGTCAACGACCTGCTGCAATATTGGGAAGAGGATCGGGCCTCGGACGTCATCCTCCTCTACGTCGAGTCGTTCGGGAATCCCAGGCGATTTTCCCGGATCGCGCGGCGCGTGAGTAGACAGAAACCGATCGTGACGGTGAAGGCCGGCCGAACCTCGTCAGGGCGCCGCGCGGCCAGCTCGCACACCGCGTCGCTGGCCGCGAGCGACAGGGCCGTCGATGCCCTGTTCCAGCAGACCGGCGTGATCCGCGCCGACACGTTGGATGAGATGTTCGCGCTCGCCTCGGGCCTCTCGAATCAACCGTTGCCGCCCGGCCGTCGCGTGGCAATCCTGACGAATGCCGGAGGACCGGGCATCCTCTGCGCCGACGCCTGCGAAGCCAATTGTCTGATCGTGCCGGAACTGTCACCGGCGACGAGAGAACGCTTGGCTGTCTTCACCCCGGCCGCAGCCTCGCTCAAGAACCCTGTGGATCTGATCGCCTCGGCGACCCCGGACCAGTACCGGCAGGCGATCGCCACGCTCATGGCATCCCCGGACATCGACGCGCTGATCATCCTCTATATCTCGGTCAGCCCATCGGACACGGCGCCGATCGCCGAGGGCATCCTCGAAGGCATCAGGCAGGCGCGGGAAACCGGCATCACGAGCAAGCCGGTGATGATCACCTGGATGGCGGAGGGCGATCTGGATCGGCGCTTTTCAACATCCAGCGAAGCGATCCCGACCTTCAACCTGCCCGAGACGCCCGGCCTGGTCTTGAGCAAAGCTGCGGGCTACGCCGAATGGCGGAGGGAGCCGGTCGGGCTGGTGCCGCTCCATCCCGATGCCGATCTTCAGCTTGCGAGAGGCATTTGTACCAGGGCGCTGCGACAAAAAGGATCCGGCTGGCTGAGCGCCGAAGACACCCGTTCCGTCCTGGCCGCGATGGGCCTCCCATTGCCTGCGGGCGGGGTTGCCAAATCGGACGAGGCGGCGATTGCCTTGGCCGAGCAGGTGGGGTTTCCGGTCGCCGCCAAGTTGGCCAGCCGTACGATCGTTCACAAGACCGAGGTCGGAGGCGTGCGCCTCTCGCTTCAGAATGCTGAGGACGTCCGCCAAGCCTATCGCGACATCCGCGAACAACTCCAGCGGCGCAATCAGCTCGAGGCGATGGAAGGGGTCGTCATCCAACCAATGCTTGCCGGGGGCGTCGAAGTGATGGTGGGGGCCACGCACGATCCCTCCTTCGGTCCATTGGTCGCCTTCGGCCTCGGCGGCATCCATGTGGAAATCTTGCAGGACGTGCAGTTCCGCGTGGCTCCGCTGACGGATCGCGACGCGCGCGCGATGGTGCGGGAAAT